The genomic DNA CCAGGTTGTATCCTTCAAGCCCCTTCCGAAAGAGCAGCTCGTCAAACAGTTGCTGGAAGAAGGAATCGAACCCCAATTCGCATCTTTGGCCGCGAATTTGACCAATCATTATGAAGAAGCTGTAGAATTATGTCGCAATGAGTGGTTTGCACAAGCAAGAATAATAGTGTTAAAATTATATGAAGTCCTTCAGAAAAGTCCCTTCCAAGCGATGGTGAAAGTCCAGGAGGATTTTGTACAGCACTTCAAAGAGAAAGATCAAGTCGATCGCGCACTGGATCTTTTACTTCTGATATATAAAGACTTACTCCATATCCAGCTGGGAAAAGTCGAACAGCTTGTATACCCGGACCAAAAGGAAAACTGGAAATCCAACGCACTTCATGTATCGACGAACCGTCTTTCTACTAATATGACGGCCATACTTGAAGCCAAACGCAAGTTGAACGCCAATATGAATTCGCAGCTGCTGGTAGAACAGCTTATGCTAAAACTGCAGGGGTGATGGTCCTTTGTACGATGTTGTAGGAGTACGCTTTAAAAAAGCGGGGAAAATCTATTATTTCGATCCGGGTCAGCTCGACGTCCATAAGAATTGTTATGTGATCGTGGAGACGGTACGCGGGGTCGAATTCGGTAAAGTAGTTGTTGAACGTAAGTCAGTGGGTGAGAATGACGTGGTGCTTCCCCTTAAAAAAGTCATTCGGATCGCCGATCAAAAGGATCGGTTGATTGTGGACGAGAATAAGTCGTCCGCGGAGGAAGCCTATAATGTCTGCTGTGATAAGATCAATCAGCATCGTCTGGATATGAAGCTGGTTGACGTGGAATATACATTCGACCGCAATAAGGTCATTTTCTACTTCACAGCGGACGGACGCGTGGATTTCCGGGAGCTGGTCAAAGACCTGGCTTCCATTTTCCGTACGCGCATCGAACTTCGTCAGATCGGCGTTCGTGACGAAGCGAAGATGCTCGGTGGGATCGGTCCTTGT from Rossellomorea marisflavi includes the following:
- the holB gene encoding DNA polymerase III subunit delta' translates to MMIEELQPFQPVVLQMLQNSILKDRVAHAYLFEGEKGTRKKEMSLLFAKALLCERKVDGLACGGCSNCKRIDNGNHPDLHLLEPDGLSIKKEQIKALQEEFSKTGVESKKKVYIIVHSDKMTANAANSLLKFLEEPLADTTAILVTENVHRILPTILSRCQVVSFKPLPKEQLVKQLLEEGIEPQFASLAANLTNHYEEAVELCRNEWFAQARIIVLKLYEVLQKSPFQAMVKVQEDFVQHFKEKDQVDRALDLLLLIYKDLLHIQLGKVEQLVYPDQKENWKSNALHVSTNRLSTNMTAILEAKRKLNANMNSQLLVEQLMLKLQG
- a CDS encoding PSP1 domain-containing protein, which encodes MYDVVGVRFKKAGKIYYFDPGQLDVHKNCYVIVETVRGVEFGKVVVERKSVGENDVVLPLKKVIRIADQKDRLIVDENKSSAEEAYNVCCDKINQHRLDMKLVDVEYTFDRNKVIFYFTADGRVDFRELVKDLASIFRTRIELRQIGVRDEAKMLGGIGPCGRMLCCSTFLGDFEPVSIKMAKDQNLSLNPTKISGLCGRLMCCLKYENDEYEAAKEELPDMGAVIKTPHGKGKVVGLNILERILQVEIKEEERVLEFTLDEIMNESAVSFQATE